In one window of Musa acuminata AAA Group cultivar baxijiao chromosome BXJ3-2, Cavendish_Baxijiao_AAA, whole genome shotgun sequence DNA:
- the LOC135632104 gene encoding phosphatidylinositol 4-phosphate 5-kinase 5-like — MHHKRSESEIGKETHAPSSSSGFHPRPPPLLPLFHPSAPNPNPNLDSPHGLSVPHKRPIMNPPGAVEPSPSPSAIATSPAPVRRRLAPSAAAARSAARHILRRLHLRLRLFLLLSFPSLYLLITSSGDAAPDRSFLLDFFSAVAFSSVLLLVLCVSLNALPLPSFRLLFSRSSALLLPRHHLPRRTSPVLWSIGSSSSPDKPKVDRRPASGSDVQVYSNGDIFEGEFHRGKCSGSGVYYYYMSGRFEGDWVDGKYDGYGVETWARGSRYRGQYRQGLRHGFGVYRFYTGDVYAGEWSNGQSHGCGVHTCEDASRYVGEFKWGVKHGLGHYHFRNGDTYAGEYFADKMHGFGVYRFANGHRYEGAWHEGRRQGLGMYTFRNGETQSGHWQNGVLDTLSTQSINLASPVAVNHSKVLNAVQEARRAAEKAYDVPRVDDRVNRAVAAANKSANAARVAAVKAVQNRIPDNGDDIRNHIV, encoded by the exons ATGCATCATAAGAGATCGGAATCCGAGATCGGAAAGGAAACCCACgctccctcttcctcttccggTTTCCATCCgcgtcctcctcctctcctccctctcttccaCCCTTCcgcccccaaccctaaccctaatctcGATTCCCCCCATGGCCTCTCCGTCCCCCACAAGCGGCCCATTATGAACCCTCCCGGCGCCGTCgagccctcgccctcgccctccGCCATCGCGACCTCCCCCGCCCCAGTCCGCCGGCGCCTCGCCCCCTCCGCTGCTGCCGCCCGCTCCGCGGCCCGCCACATCCTCCGCCGGCTCCACCTCCGCCTccgtctcttcctcctcctctccttccccTCCCTCTACCTCCTCATCACGTCGTCCGGCGACGCCGCCCCCGATCGCTCCTTCCTCCTCGACTTCTTCTCCGCGGTCGCCTTCTCAtccgtcctcctcctcgtcctctgcGTCTCACTCAACGCCCTGCCCCTTCCTTCCTTCCGTCTCCTCTTCTCCCGCTCCTCCGCCCTCCTCCTGCCACGCCACCACCTCCCACGCCGCACGAGCCCCGTCCTCTGGTCCATTGGCAGCTCCTCCTCCCCCGACAAGCCCAAGGTCGACCGCCGCCCGGCCTCGGGGTCTGACGTTCAGGTCTACAGCAATGGGGATATCTTCGAGGGCGAGTTCCATCGGGGCAAGTGCTCAGGGAGCGGGGTGTACTATTACTATATGAGCGGCAGGTTCGAGGGCGATTGGGTCGACGGGAAGTACGATGGGTATGGGGTGGAGACCTGGGCCCGAGGGAGCCGATACAGGGGCCAATACAGGCAGGGACTCCGGCATGGGTTCGGGGTGTATAGGTTCTACACGGGTGATGTGTATGCAGGGGAGTGGTCGAACGGGCAGAGCCATGGATGCGGGGTGCATACATGCGAGGATGCAAGCCGATATGTTGGGGAGTTCAAGTGGGGGGTGAAGCATGGGCTTGGCCACTACCATTTCAG GAATGGAGACACGTATGCTGGGGAATACTTTGCAGACAAGATGCATGGATTTGGGGTGTATCGTTTTGCAAATGGGCATAGATATGAAGGTGCCTGGCATGAGGGCAGGAGACAGGGCTTGGGAATGTACACATTCCGAAATGGGGAGACGCAGTCAGGTCACTGGCAAAATGGTGTCCTTGATACTTTGAGCACGCAGAGCATTAATCTCGCATCGCCAGTTGCTGTAAACCATTCAAAAGTTTTGAATGCAGTCCAG GAAGCTCGAAGAGCAGCAGAAAAAGCCTACGATGTGCCTAGGGTTGATGACAGGGTGAACAGGGCTGTTGCTGCAGCAAATAAGTCGGCCAATGCAGCTAGGGTCGCTGCAGTAAAAGCTGTTCAAAATCGCATCCCTGACAATGGTGATGACATACGAAACCACATTGTGTGA
- the LOC135631830 gene encoding glutamate dehydrogenase 2, mitochondrial, whose amino-acid sequence MNALAATSRNFRQAARILGLDSKLEKSLLIPFREIKVECTIPKDDGTLASYVGFRVQHDNARGPMKGGIRYHHEVDPDEVNALAQLMTWKTAVADIPYGGAKGGIGCSPSELSKSELERLTRVFTQKIHDLIGIHTDVPAPDMGTNAQTMAWILDEYSKFHGHSPAVVTGKPIDLGGSLGREAATGRGVIYATKSLLAEHGKSISGSTFVIQGFGNVGSWAAQILHEEGGKVIAIGDITGAIKNPNGIDIPALIKHRSEGGAVKDFKGADPLDKDELLVHECDVLIPSALGGVLNRDNAANVKAKYIVEAANHPTDPEADEIFAKKGIPVLPDIYANAGGVTVSYFEWVQNIQGFMWDEEKVNMELHKYMRSAFNNIKAMCKTHDCNLRMGAFTLGVNRVARATLLRGWEA is encoded by the exons ATGAACGCCCTCGCCGCCACGAGCCGCAACTTCCGGCAGGCCGCCCGGATCCTCGGCCTCGATTCCAAGCTGGAGAAGAGCCTGTTGATCCCCTTCAGGGAGATCAAG GTGGAGTGTACGATCCCCAAGGATGATGGCACCTTGGCTTCGTACGTTGGGTTTAGAGTCCAGCATGACAATGCCCGTGGGCCGATGAAGGGAGGGATTCGGTATCACCACGAG gttGACCCTGATGAGGTAAATGCTCTGGCTCAACTCATGACATGGAAGACAGCTGTAGCAGACATACCATATGGTGGAGCAAAGGGTGGAATTGGATGTTCCCCAAGTGAACTAAGTAAGAGTGAGCTGGAACGCCTGACTCGTGTCTTCACACAGAAGATTCATGACCTTATTGGAATTCATACAGATGTTCCAGCACCCGACATGGGAACAAATGCCCAG ACGATGGCTTGGATCCTAGACGAGTACTCCAAGTTCCATGGACACTCGCCAGCTGTTGTGACAGGAAAGCCAATA GATCTTGGTGGATCCTTAGGTAGGGAAGCTGCTACAGGACGAGGTGTCATATATGCAACTAAGTCTTTATTGGCTGAACATGGGAAATCTATTTCAGGATCGACCTTTGTTATCCAG GGTTTTGGAAATGTTGGCTCATGGGCTGCACAAATCCTTCACGAGGAAGGGGGCAAGGTGATTGCAATTGGAGATATTACTGGTGCTATCAAAAATCCTAATGGCATAGACATTCCTGCTTTGATTAAGCATAGAAGTGAGGGTGGTGCTGTGAAGGACTTCAAAGGGGCAGATCCACTGGATAAGGACGAGTTGCTTGTGCATGAATGTGATGTTCTCATTCCTAGTGCCTTGGGTGGTGTACTGAACAG GGATAATGCTGCCAATGTGAAGGCTAAATACATTGTTGAAGCTGCCAATCATCCAACTGATCCTGAAGCAGATGAG ATATTTGCCAAAAAGGGCATTCCAGTACTACCTGACATTTATGCAAATGCTGGGGGTGTAACTGTCAGCTACTTCGAGTGGGTTCAG AACATCCAAGGATTCATGTGGGATGAAGAGAAGGTGAACATGGAGCTTCACAAGTACATGAGGAGTGCTTTCAACAATATCAAGGCAATGTGCAAGACCCATGACTGCAACCTTCGCATGGGAGCATTTACCCTGGGCGTAAATAGGGTTGCTCGTGCAACTCTCCTGAGGGGCTGGGAAGCATAG
- the LOC135632035 gene encoding putative casein kinase II subunit beta-4 isoform X1 produces MYRERGGSGLKVEIGAVDRKRINDALDKHMEKSPPSASRGLNSKEKDRLSVPSTSSGKQPEHRSLSKNKCSDEESETDSEESDVSGSDMEDTSWISWFCNLRGNEFFCEVDEEYIQDDFNLCGLSSQVPYYDYALDLILDVESSNGDMFTEEQNELVESAAEMLYGLIHVRYILTSRGMAAMLEKFKNYDFGRCPRVYCSGQPCLPVGQSDIPRSSTVKIYCPKCEDIYYPRSKYQGNIDGAYFGTTFPHLFLMTYGHLKPQKPSQQYVPRVFGFKVHKP; encoded by the exons ATGTATAGAGAGAGGGGAGGGAGCGGGTTGAAGGTGGAGATTGGAGCCGTTGATCGGAAGCGGATCAACGATGCCCTCGACAAGCATATGGAAAAGTCTCCGCCATCGGCTTCGAGGGGTTTGAACAGCAAGGAGAAGGATAGGCTGTCGGTGCCGTCCACCTCCTCCGGGAAGCAGCCTGAGCACCGGTCCTTGTCCAAGAACAAATGCTCAGATG AAGAATCAGAAACAGATAGTGAAGAGTCAGATGTTAGTGGTTCTGACATGGAAGATACATCTTGGATTTCATGGTTCTGTAACCTAAGGGGGAACGAGTTTTTCTGCGAAGTTGATGAAGAGTACATACAAGATGATTTTAACCTATGCGGGCTAAGCAGTCAAGTCCCATATTATGATTATGCTCTCGATCTGATTCTGGATGTTGAGTCTTCTAATG GAGACATGTTCACTGAGGAACAAAATGAGTTAGTTGAATCAGCAGCAGAGATGCTGTATGGTTTGATTCATGTTCGATACATATTGACCAGTCGAGGGATGGCTGCAATG CTTGAGAAATTCAAGAACTATGACTTTGGAAGGTGTCCTCGAGTTTACTGTAGTGGCCAGCCCTGTCTTCCTGTTGGGCAATCAGATATTCCTCGATCAAGTACTGTGAAAATATATTGTCCCAAATGCGAAGATATATACTATCCACGATCAAAGTACCAAGGCA ATATTGATGGAGCCTACTTTGGGACAACATTTCCTCACTTGTTTTTGATGACGTACGGGCACCTCAAGCCACAAAAGCCATCACAACAGTATGTTCCCAGGGTGTTTGGCTTTAAAGTTCACAAACCATGA
- the LOC135631326 gene encoding mediator of RNA polymerase II transcription subunit 31-like isoform X1: protein MQPNWILRCSQSNRFHSSFSLYPNSWRLRVAVMASGRDDADRPAESQTSSKNPYKDPDDGRQRFLLELEFVQCLSNPTYIHYLAQNRYFEDEAFIGYLKYLKYWQRPEYIKFIMYPHCLFFLELLQNANFRNAMAHPGSKELAHRQQYYFWKNYRNNRLKHILPRSLPEPPSVPASAPAPAPLPAGAPIPNAAPPPLPSMPPMTSAASALSPLQFVGQPGSAIPKSDIRNTMGDRRKRKKED, encoded by the exons ATGCAGCCCAATTGGATTCTACGATGCTCTCAGTCTAATCGATTCCATTCGTCTTTTTCGCTCTACCCTAACTCTTGGCGCCTTAGGGTTGCTGTGATGGCTTCCGGCAGAGACGACGCGGATCGTCCCGCTGAATCCCAAACTTC ATCTAAGAACCCTTACAAGGACCCTGACGATGGTCGCCAACGATTTCTTCTCGAGCTGGAGTTCGTTCAATGTCTCTCCAACCCGACTTACATCCACT ATCTTGCTCAAAATCGCTATTTTGAGGATGAGGCCTTCATCGGATacttaaaatatctaaaatattggcAAAGGCCTGAGTACATAAAGTTCATAAT GTATCCTCATTGCCTCTTCTTTCTTGAGCTTCTCCAAAATGCTAACTTTCGGAATGCAATGGCACATCCTGGTAGCAAG GAGTTGGCTCATCGGCAACAGTACTATTTCTGGAAGAACTACAGGAACAACAGATTGAAGCACATTCTACCGCGTTCTCTTCCTGAACCTCCTTCAGTTCCAGCTTCAGCTCCAGCTCCAGCTCCTCTTCCGGCTGGAGCGCCGATTCCAAATGCAGCTCCACCTCCACTTCCATCAATGCCACCTATGACTTCTGCTGCCTCAGCACTCTCTCCACTGCAGTTTGTGGGACAACCTGGATCTGCCATCCCAAAGAGTGACATCAGAAATACCATGGGAGATCGTAGGAAGAGAAA GAAAGAAGATTGA
- the LOC135631831 gene encoding cyclin-P4-1-like gives MAELGEEPHAIPRVVAVLSTILERLAERNDAVRRPLALHHCASAFHGLTKPAISVRSYLERIFRYANCSPSCYVVAYIYIDRFLWRHPAVFLDSFNVHRFLITSVLTAVKFMDDIYYNNAYFAKVGGISLMEMNYLEVDFLFGVGFELNVTPVIFSSYCSTLQREMYLESPASPPRLHCCLTEEESSSCQQKQQLAV, from the exons ATGGCAGAGCTGGGGGAGGAGCCCCACGCCATCCCGCGAGTGGTCGCCGTCCTGTCCACCATCCTCGAGAGGCTCGCGGAGCGCAACGACGCCGTACGCCGGCCGCTCGCGCTGCACCACTGCGCCTCGGCCTTCCACGGGCTGACGAAGCCGGCCATATCGGTGCGCAGCTACCTGGAGCGCATCTTCCGGTACGCCAACTGCAGCCCCTCCTGCTACGTCGTCGCCTACATCTACATCGACCGCTTCCTGTGGCGCCACCCCGCCGTGTTCCTCGACTCCTTCAACGTCCACCGCTTCCTCATCACCAGCGTCCTCACCGCCGTCAAGTTCATGGATGACAT ATACTACAACAATGCATACTTTGCAAAGGTGGGGGGGATCAGCTTGATGGAGATGAACTACCTGGAAGTGGATTTCTTGTTTGGGGTGGGTTTCGAGTTGAATGTAACCCCTGTCATCTTCAGCTCCTACTGCTCGACACTTCAGAGGGAAATGTACTTGGAATCACCTGCTTCTCCTCCAAGGTTGCACTGCTGCTTGACAGAAGAAGAATCCAGCAGCTGCCAGCAGAAGCAGCAGCTTGCTGTCTGA
- the LOC103975871 gene encoding PRA1 family protein D-like: MATYGAVLRRSAAVVERARAHARSTRKALARFARPQSFAAPPDAEAAAVRAVRNLATFRLYYTLLLWVLLLASLFPRRRAAMLFLMAASKVALFYGALLKAFPTSALLRRVIDRRLVVALALAVILIELALTRSLPQLLLAVGIGLPIILLHAVFRVRDDLLEDGDEKAPAVGGAGELASVL, translated from the coding sequence ATGGCGACCTACGGCGCGGTGCTCCGGCGCTCCGCGGCCGTCGTCGAGCGCGCCCGTGCCCACGCCAGATCCACCCGCAAGGCCCTCGCCCGTTTCGCCCGCCCCCAGTCCTTCGCCGCGCCGCCCGACGCCGAGGCCGCTGCCGTTCGCGCCGTCCGCAACCTCGCCACCTTCCGCCTCTACTACACCCTCCTCCTCTGGGTCCTTCTCCTGGCGTCCCTCTTCCCCCGGCGGCGCGCCGCCATGCTCTTCCTCATGGCCGCCTCCAAGGTCGCCCTCTTCTACGGCGCCCTCCTCAAGGCCTTCCCCACCTCCGCCCTCCTCCGCAGGGTCATCGACCGCAGGCTCGTGGTGGCCCTCGCGCTCGCCGTCATCCTCATCGAGCTCGCTCTGACCCGGTCCCTGCCGCAGCTGCTACTCGCCGTGGGTATCGGGTTGCCCATCATTCTGCTCCACGCGGTTTTCCGGGTGAGGGACGATCTGCTCGAGGACGGAGACGAGAAGGCACCGGCGGTAGGCGGCGCAGGCGAATTGGCTTCCGTCTTGTAG
- the LOC135632035 gene encoding putative casein kinase II subunit beta-4 isoform X2 has protein sequence MYRERGGSGLKVEIGAVDRKRINDALDKHMEKSPPSASRGLNSKEKDRLSVPSTSSGKQPEHRSLSKNKCSDEESETDSEESDVSGSDMEDTSWISWFCNLRGNEFFCEVDEEYIQDDFNLCGLSSQVPYYDYALDLILDVESSNGDMFTEEQNELVESAAEMLYGLIHVRYILTSRGMAAMLEKFKNYDFGRCPRVYCSGQPCLPVGQSDIPRSSTVKIYCPKCEDIYYPRSKYQDIDGAYFGTTFPHLFLMTYGHLKPQKPSQQYVPRVFGFKVHKP, from the exons ATGTATAGAGAGAGGGGAGGGAGCGGGTTGAAGGTGGAGATTGGAGCCGTTGATCGGAAGCGGATCAACGATGCCCTCGACAAGCATATGGAAAAGTCTCCGCCATCGGCTTCGAGGGGTTTGAACAGCAAGGAGAAGGATAGGCTGTCGGTGCCGTCCACCTCCTCCGGGAAGCAGCCTGAGCACCGGTCCTTGTCCAAGAACAAATGCTCAGATG AAGAATCAGAAACAGATAGTGAAGAGTCAGATGTTAGTGGTTCTGACATGGAAGATACATCTTGGATTTCATGGTTCTGTAACCTAAGGGGGAACGAGTTTTTCTGCGAAGTTGATGAAGAGTACATACAAGATGATTTTAACCTATGCGGGCTAAGCAGTCAAGTCCCATATTATGATTATGCTCTCGATCTGATTCTGGATGTTGAGTCTTCTAATG GAGACATGTTCACTGAGGAACAAAATGAGTTAGTTGAATCAGCAGCAGAGATGCTGTATGGTTTGATTCATGTTCGATACATATTGACCAGTCGAGGGATGGCTGCAATG CTTGAGAAATTCAAGAACTATGACTTTGGAAGGTGTCCTCGAGTTTACTGTAGTGGCCAGCCCTGTCTTCCTGTTGGGCAATCAGATATTCCTCGATCAAGTACTGTGAAAATATATTGTCCCAAATGCGAAGATATATACTATCCACGATCAAAGTACCAAG ATATTGATGGAGCCTACTTTGGGACAACATTTCCTCACTTGTTTTTGATGACGTACGGGCACCTCAAGCCACAAAAGCCATCACAACAGTATGTTCCCAGGGTGTTTGGCTTTAAAGTTCACAAACCATGA
- the LOC135631326 gene encoding mediator of RNA polymerase II transcription subunit 31-like isoform X2, which yields MQPNWILRCSQSNRFHSSFSLYPNSWRLRVAVMASGRDDADRPAESQTSSKNPYKDPDDGRQRFLLELEFVQCLSNPTYIHYLAQNRYFEDEAFIGYLKYLKYWQRPEYIKFIMYPHCLFFLELLQNANFRNAMAHPGSKELAHRQQYYFWKNYRNNRLKHILPRSLPEPPSVPASAPAPAPLPAGAPIPNAAPPPLPSMPPMTSAASALSPLQFVGQPGSAIPKSDIRNTMGDRRKRK from the exons ATGCAGCCCAATTGGATTCTACGATGCTCTCAGTCTAATCGATTCCATTCGTCTTTTTCGCTCTACCCTAACTCTTGGCGCCTTAGGGTTGCTGTGATGGCTTCCGGCAGAGACGACGCGGATCGTCCCGCTGAATCCCAAACTTC ATCTAAGAACCCTTACAAGGACCCTGACGATGGTCGCCAACGATTTCTTCTCGAGCTGGAGTTCGTTCAATGTCTCTCCAACCCGACTTACATCCACT ATCTTGCTCAAAATCGCTATTTTGAGGATGAGGCCTTCATCGGATacttaaaatatctaaaatattggcAAAGGCCTGAGTACATAAAGTTCATAAT GTATCCTCATTGCCTCTTCTTTCTTGAGCTTCTCCAAAATGCTAACTTTCGGAATGCAATGGCACATCCTGGTAGCAAG GAGTTGGCTCATCGGCAACAGTACTATTTCTGGAAGAACTACAGGAACAACAGATTGAAGCACATTCTACCGCGTTCTCTTCCTGAACCTCCTTCAGTTCCAGCTTCAGCTCCAGCTCCAGCTCCTCTTCCGGCTGGAGCGCCGATTCCAAATGCAGCTCCACCTCCACTTCCATCAATGCCACCTATGACTTCTGCTGCCTCAGCACTCTCTCCACTGCAGTTTGTGGGACAACCTGGATCTGCCATCCCAAAGAGTGACATCAGAAATACCATGGGAGATCGTAGGAAGAGAAA GTGA